The Streptomyces sp. NBC_01298 genome contains the following window.
GCCGAGCCGGGTGAACGGTCAGGCCAGGCGCTTCTCGAACCAGTGCTCGGCGTAAGGGCCGGAGCTGTACGCGGGTATCTCCGCGTACCCGTGGCGCGCGTACAACGCGCGGGCCTCCACCAGGTCGGACCGGGTGTCCAGCCGGACCCGCTCGGCGCCCAGCGCGCGGCCCGCGTCCTCCAGGACCCGGAGCAGTGCCGCCCCGCCACCCGTACCGCGGGCGCGCGGGTCCACGTACACCCGGGTGAGCTCGGCGGTGACGGGGTCCAGGAGGCGTATCCCGCCGCAGGCGAGGGGCCGGCCGTCGAGTCTGCCGACCAGGAACCGGCCCGTCGGCGCCGCGAGATCGTCGTCCGGGAAGTCCAGGAGGCCCTGGTCGATCTCGGCCTCGGTGACGGACCGCCGCCAGTACCGGCCGGCGACCTCCGCGTAGTACGCGCGGCGCAGCAGCGTGGCGTCCGGGGTGGTGAACGGCTCCGCGGTGACCTGCCAGGTCCCGCCCGCGGGCGGGGTGATGGGAGGCGCCGCGGGTGTGGGCGCGGGCGACGTCGTGGTCGTGGGTGGAGTCGTGGGTGCCGTCGTGGGGAGCGTCTCTCTGCTGGTCATGACGTCATTGTGGAGCCGTCTCCGGCCGCCCGCGCTGGAATATCCACAGGGCCGGGCCGATGATAGGAAAAGGGTCAAACCGTACGCACGAAAGGCGTGACCGTCATGTCGGAGCATCCTGACTGTGCCCTGATCCGCCGCGGCTACGAGGCATTCGGCCAGGGCGCCATGGAGAAGCTGAGCACGATGATGACGGCCGACGTCATCCAGCACGTCCCCGGCGGCAGTCCCATCTCCGGGCACCACAAGGGGCGGGAAGCCGTCCTCGACCTCTATCGCCGGATGGGCGAGGAGACGCACGGCACCATGCGGCTCCACTTGGACAAACTGCTCGCGGACGGCCGTGGCCACGTCATGAGTTTCCACACAACGCGCGCCGATCGCGGAGACCGCGGGATCGAGATCCACGAGGGCATCTTCTTCACGATCGTCGGGGGGAAGATCAGCGACCTCGACGTCTGCATCGAGGACATCGGCGAGATGGAAGCCTTCTGGGCCTGAGCCGGACACGCGGTGAGAGGGGCCCGGAGCCAGCCTTGGCTCCGGGCCCCTCTCACCGCGTCAGGCCTGTGCCAGACCCGTCGGACCTGTGTCAGCCCTGCTTCGGCGCCGCCTGCTGCACGACCTCGAACGACCATACCGACGAGCCCGTGGCAGCAGGCTTCGGCCGCTCCGCGCCGCCACCGCCGCCGCCCGCGCCGCCACCGGCACCGCCCGCGCCGCCACCGGCACCGCCCGCGCCGCCACCGGCACCGCCCGCGCCGCCGCCCTGGTGGGCCGCCTTCATGGGCCCCTCCATCCACGCCTGGAAGTCCTCCTCGGAACGCCACCGCGTGTACACGAGATACTGGTCGGTGCCCTCGACGGGCCGCAGCAGCTCGAACCATTCGAAGCCGTCCGAGTTCTCCACGGAGCCGGCGCGGGAGGCGAACCGCTGCTCCAGAACCTCGCGCTGTTCGTCCGGGACGGTGAGGGCGTTGATCTTCACGATGCTCATGCCCGCCATCCTAGGTATCGCGCGGGGGATATCGTCGTCCCGGTAAATGAAGCACGCGGGATGAAACGCAGTACGAAACGCGGCAGCCAGGCGAAGTCAGGGTTGCAGTCAACAGGGCGGGAGGCCGGCGAGGCGTGGCTAACGCGGCGGAGCACAGTGGTGCGAACGGACATGCCGGGGTCATAGGCGGTAGCGGCGGAAGACTCGGGGCGGCACGCCTCATGCTGTGGGCGCTGGCCCTGCTGCTCGCCGTCAGGCAGGCCGCGGTCGTGCTGCGCGTGCCACCGGGCGAGTGGCTCAGCGGCTTCCACCTCCCGGGCAGCCTGCCGGGCTCGCTCTACACGAACGGCCAGTTCACCGGGACCCCCTTCGCGGGGCTGGTCCTGAAGCCGCTCCTGGGCCTCGCCGCGCCCTCGCTGGAGGTGGCCTGGACCTGCGTGACCCTGTTGCTGGTCGCCGCCGTCGGGCTGGTCGCCGCGCGCGCCCTGCCCGACCCCGTGCCCCGGCGCACCGCGCTGCTCGCCGCGCCCGTGCTGGTCGCGCTGATGATGGTCTCGCTGCCCGTCCGCGAGGCCGCGCTGCCCGGGCAGACCGCCGTGCTGCCGGTGCTGCTGGTGCTCCTCGCCGTGTTCCGGGTCCCGAGCGAGCGACCCTCCGGGTTCCTGATCGGCCTGGCCGCGGCGCTCCAGCCCGCACTGTTGCTCTTCGCTCCGCTGCTGTGGCTGTCCGGACGCCGGACCACCGCCCGCTCGGCGGCCCTGGCCTTCGCCGGTGCCACCGCGCTGTCCTGGGCGGCCCTGCCCAGCGACTCGTGGACGTACTGGGTCCAGCACCTGGCCGGCACCGGCCTCGGCGGCGCACCCGACGGCCTCGCCAACCAGTCCGTGCACGGCGCGCTGCTGCGCCTGGGCCTCTCCGGCCCCGGTGAGATCCTCCTCTACGTCGCCCTCGCGGCCCCGATCGTCTGGATCGGCCTGCGCCGCGCCGCCCGCTACGCGCGCGACGGCCAGCTGCTGCTCGCTGTCGCGATCACCGGCTGCGTGGCCGTCGCCGTGTCCCCGACGGGCTGGCGCCACCAGCTGCTGTGGGTGCTGCTCGCGGTCGCGGGCAAGGTCGGCAAGCGGGCCGCCGACCGGCCCGTGTGGCCGGTGGCCGTGGTCCTCGCCAT
Protein-coding sequences here:
- a CDS encoding GNAT family N-acetyltransferase; translated protein: MTSRETLPTTAPTTPPTTTTSPAPTPAAPPITPPAGGTWQVTAEPFTTPDATLLRRAYYAEVAGRYWRRSVTEAEIDQGLLDFPDDDLAAPTGRFLVGRLDGRPLACGGIRLLDPVTAELTRVYVDPRARGTGGGAALLRVLEDAGRALGAERVRLDTRSDLVEARALYARHGYAEIPAYSSGPYAEHWFEKRLA
- a CDS encoding antibiotic biosynthesis monooxygenase family protein gives rise to the protein MSIVKINALTVPDEQREVLEQRFASRAGSVENSDGFEWFELLRPVEGTDQYLVYTRWRSEEDFQAWMEGPMKAAHQGGGAGGAGGGAGGAGGGAGGAGGGAGGGGGGAERPKPAATGSSVWSFEVVQQAAPKQG
- a CDS encoding nuclear transport factor 2 family protein: MSEHPDCALIRRGYEAFGQGAMEKLSTMMTADVIQHVPGGSPISGHHKGREAVLDLYRRMGEETHGTMRLHLDKLLADGRGHVMSFHTTRADRGDRGIEIHEGIFFTIVGGKISDLDVCIEDIGEMEAFWA